The following coding sequences lie in one Phragmites australis chromosome 8, lpPhrAust1.1, whole genome shotgun sequence genomic window:
- the LOC133925820 gene encoding uncharacterized protein LOC133925820 has protein sequence MAAAGGKSKEADPARCRRHPRHRHSAGVCPFCLRDRLSRLSAAAARSGAGANAAPSSSSPASLPCSSWEESVAPSAQAPPRRERLGLLLRQEARETAALGAGRREEAPPPEGEMETDKKAKRGNFWARLQQQLHPGGRHWKEGCSLAHSRAAAEKSATAAPLV, from the coding sequence ATGGCAGCCGCCGGGGGCAAGTCGAAGGAGGCGGACCCCGCGCGGTGCAGGAGGCACCCGAGGCACCGGCACTCGGCCGGCGTGTGCCCCTTCTGCCTGCGAGACCGGCTCTCGCGCCTCTCGGCAGCGGCCGCACGCTCCGGCGCCGGAGCCAACGCCGcaccctcctcctcgtcgccggcctccttGCCGTGCTCGTCGTGGGAGGAGAGCGTCGCGCCATCGGCACAGGCGCCGCCACGACGCGAGAGGCTGGGGTTGCTATTGCGGCAGGAGGCGAGGGAGACGGCGGCGCTCGGCGCGGGACGTCgggaggaggcgccgccacccGAGGGGGAGATGGAGACGGACAAGAAGGCGAAGAGGGGCAACTTCTGGGCGcggctgcagcagcagctccacCCCGGGGGACGGCACTGGAAGGAAGGGTGCTCGCTCGCGCACTCCAGAGCGGCCGCGGAGAAGAGCGCCACCGCCGCGCCGCTGGTCTGA